The DNA window CGGGTATAAAGTATATATATTTTATATTTGATATAAAGAATAGTTATATATTTGCTCGTGGGTTTGCTCCTTTTAGGACGTCCGCGTATAAAGGTCGCTTGCGGGGTTCAAAAAAATCATGGCCGGGCATTTTGCCCGGCGCGAAGAGGGGTGCTGGCAGGGAATTCGTTTAAGCCAGGAATCAATGCCAAGAGGAGGTGGTAAGGAATGGATGAAGAATGGGTTGAGTTTGAAACACGGGAAGACGAGCAAGGGTTTGAAGATGAGTTCAGCCCGGCAAAGGTCAAGAAGTTTTCCTTTTTTCGACGCGCAGTTGTTGGTCGTATTTGAAGACGCGAGTGAATGAGTGGACAGTGGAGACGTTCAAACGTTCAATTACAATGTGTTCAAACACGGCGGCAGTGCGTTCGAAAGCAATGCAAGTAGAGGGGTGTGGTACGGGTAGGCGTGTCGGGTGTCGCGCCAAGCGTTCGCTAACCTATCGGAACCGATATAGTGTCGGGTATGCGGTGCCCGGTTCGTAACGTGCTTCGTTTGTTTCTTCGTCGAGCGTAGTTCTTGGTACTGTTTCTTTAGTGTGTTTCTTTGATGGTGTGTTTCTTTGATAGGCAGCGTTGGCTTTTTCTGCAGAGTGAGCTGCTGTTGGGGTTGAGGACGTGCCTTCGCCCTTCCGATAAGCTTAAAAACACCTCTCTATTGCGTTTTTTAAAGAAAAGGCGGGTTGTTTGCCGCGCCGCGTGGTTGAGAGTATGACTGGAAAGTACGACGCGAATCACATAACGGTCCTGGGCGGTCTTGAGGCGGTCCGCAAGCGTCCCGGGATGTATATTGGAAGCACAGGAGCCACTGGCTTGCATCACTTGGTGTATGAAGTTGTTGACAACGCGATTGATGAGGCAATGGCCGGCGCGTGCACGACAATCATCGTTGTTCTGCACAAAGACGGGTCGTGTTCTGTTGAAGATGATGGCAGAGGGATCCCTGTTGATGTGCATCCTAAGCTTGGTATTCCTGCTGTTGAAGTTGTGATGACAAAGCTTCACGCAGGAGGCAAGTTTGACAAGGACTCATACAAAGTCTCCGGGGGCCTTCACGGAGTCGGCGTTTCGGTAGTGAACGCCTTGTCAGAATGGCTCGAAGTTGAAGTTCGCAGAGACGGCAAAGTGTTTTGGCAGAGGTATGAGCGTGGAGCGCCGGTGTCCAAACTCATCGAGAAGGGGAGGGCTGAGCATTCAGGGACGAAAGTAACGTTTCTTCCTGACAAAACTATTTTTACAGAGACAACCGCGTTTGATTTTGAAGTGCTTGGTCGCAGGCTCCGGGAGCTAGCGTTCCTCAACAAAGGCGTGCACATCATCTTGCAGGATGAGCGTTCGGGGAAGAAGAAAGAGTTTTTGTTTGACGGCGGAATTGTGAGCTTTGTACAATTTTTGAATGAGAACAAGAACACTTTGCACGACGTTATTGTTCTTGAGAAAGAGAAGGGGAGTGTACATCTCGAAGTGGCATTGCAGTACACAGATAGTTATACAGAGAATGTTCATTCGTTCGTGAATAATATTAATACGCATGAGGGTGGGACGCATCTTTCCGGGTTCAAGACGGCGCTGACGCGCACGCTCAATAGCTACGGGGAATCGCGTGGCTTGCTCAAGAAGCTCAAGCTCTCCAGTGACGACGTGAGGGAAGGCTTGACGGCTATTATTTCGCTGCGGGTTCCTGAGCCGCAGTTCGAGGGTCAAACGAAGACGAAGCTGGGGAATTCTGAAGTCAAGGGGATTGTTGATTCCTTGGTGAGCGAGGGGCTGCAGTCGTTTTTAGAAGAAAACCCCGCGGTTGGCAAGCGGGTCATTGAAAAGGCCGTGGGCGCCGCGGTTGCCAGGGAGGCCGCACGTAAGGCACGTGAATTAACAAGGCGCAAGAATGCACTGAGCAGCCATTCCTTGCCTGGAAAGCTTGCTGATTGTCAAGAGAAGGATCCTGCTAAGGCGGAACTCTTCATTGTAGAGGGTGATTCTGCAGGGGGGTCTGCCAAGCAGGGCAGGTCCAAAGAGTTTCAGGCGATTTTGCCGTTGCGAGGAAAGATTTTGAACGTTGAGAAAGCGCGTATTAACAAGGTGATGGCGTCGCAGGAGATTAGCACGTTGATTAGCGCGCTTGGCTGCGGTGTCGGAGACGAGTTCTCTGTAGAGCGGCTACGATACCATAAAATTATCATCCTTACCGATGCTGACACTGACGGGAATCATATTGCAACGTTGCTTTTGACGTTCTTTTTTCGGTACATGCGAGGGGTCATTGAGAACGGGTATTTGTTCATTGGTCAGCCGCCGCTTTTCCTGGTGAAGAAGGGGAAGCAGAAGTGGTATGTGCAAACCGAAAAGGAGCGAGACGATCTCGTGGCGCGCATTGGGGAACAAGGTGTATCGATTCAGCGCTATAAAGGTCTGGGTGAAATGAATCCTGAGCAGTTGTGGGAGACGACGATGGATCCTCGCCGGCGAGTGCTCAAACAGGTGAAGATTGAGGACGCGGTTGAGGCAGATCAAATGTTCAGTATTTTGATGGGGGATGAGGTTGAGTCCAGGCGCAAGTTCATTGAGGAGCACGCGCGGGACGTTGTTGACTTAGACATTTAGGAAGGGTCTTCGGACGTGTCTTGTGGGGCTTTGTCGGTGCACAAACCCAAAACGTTTATAAATTGCTTGGGATTCGCAAGGGCGGTATGGCTGAAAAATCGTTGAAGATTAAGGTGAAAAAGAAGAAGTGGGTGCCAGTTGTGGGGCCTGCACTCTTTGCTCATTGTCTTCTGGGTGAGATGCCACTGGTTGCTCCAGAGAATGCCTTGCATCGCTTGCTGAAAGTGAATGCCATGGCGGTTTTGGGCGATATGAAAAAGCAGCATGTGAGCTTGCACTTCGTTGTGACGAGTGTGAAAGATGAAAAAGCGCATACGAGGCTGGTGGGGTACGAGTTGAGCCCGCAGTTTATGAAGCGCTTGGTGAGGAAGCGCAGGGATAAGGTTGCGGATAGCTTTCTTTTGAGAACAGCGGATAATTACGTTGTGCGTGCCAAGCCGATCATTATTACACACACGCGTGTTTCCAAGGCCGTGCAGACCAAGCTGCGTCTCGCAGCGAGGGAGGTTTTGCGCGAGCTGGGGAAGTCGTACTCGTACGAGAAGTTTGTTGAGGAGCTCTTGCAGATGAAGTTGCAGCGGTTCTTGAAGGAGCGTTTGGGAAAGATTACAGCCCTGCGTTCCTGTGAGTTGCGATTTTTTAGTATTGTTGTTGCTGATCGGCTCAAAGCACCTGCGAAGGTGAAGGCTTCAGCGCCCGTGCCTGAAGAAGACGCTGGCGAGGGAAAAAAGGCCGTGAAGAAAGAGGCCGTTGAGAAAGGAACTGCAGAGGAGCGTGCTCCCGCAGACGTCAGTGTTGAAAAGAAGGAGTGAGGGCGGTCTTGTTAGCAGGGGCTTGGTTCTTGCGGGCCTTCACAGTCTTTTTTTTTATGCTTTGGGTTTCGTTGCGTCGTTTGGCAAAGCAAGGCGCTGTTTTTTTTGATGTTCATTTTCGTGGGGTTGTTGTGTTCGTTTTTTTTTGTGTTCGTTCATTGGCGTGGGATTGACGGTGTTGGCGTGGACTGGCGGCGTTGGCAATGGTTGTACGGTCGCGTTCTGGCTTCCCGCTGTCGTTGCTCGTAACGAGTATACGCATCAGTTATATTTATAAAGTCCTGTTTTCATGGGAATGATGAGTATGGCGCAAGGATTGGTTCTGGATTGGGTGAAGAAGCTGGGCTATCAGAGGGATCCCTTTGAAGATGTTATTTTTGAACCAGCGTCTCGCATGTGTGTCGGGTTTGAGCGTGCACGGGAGAAGATTAATTTGTTCCTGCTCAAAGGCTACTCGTTTGGGACCATTGCGGGAGAGAGTGGGTTTGGGAAGACGATACTGCTGCGGTGGTTGCGTGAGCAAGTTGAGGCGCACGGGGGGAGCATGCGGGTTGTACTCGTGGAGGATGAGAAAAACCTCTCGGATGAACAGCGTCTTTTTTCTTGGATTGTGCAAAGCCTTCTGAGCGTGTATGAGAAGTTCATCACGCGACCACAAGAGAAGCTGTCAAAAGAAGAACTTTTGGCGCTGGTTGCTCGCAAAGTGAAGAAGCGCAAGACGCTTGTCCTGGTAGATAACGGGCATCTTCTGAGCAAGGGCGGTGTTGAATTGCTCTTGCGTATTGCGAGGATGGAGGGTGCTCATGTCATCGTGGCGGGGCGGACGAAAGGTT is part of the Candidatus Woesearchaeota archaeon genome and encodes:
- the gyrB gene encoding DNA topoisomerase (ATP-hydrolyzing) subunit B, producing MTGKYDANHITVLGGLEAVRKRPGMYIGSTGATGLHHLVYEVVDNAIDEAMAGACTTIIVVLHKDGSCSVEDDGRGIPVDVHPKLGIPAVEVVMTKLHAGGKFDKDSYKVSGGLHGVGVSVVNALSEWLEVEVRRDGKVFWQRYERGAPVSKLIEKGRAEHSGTKVTFLPDKTIFTETTAFDFEVLGRRLRELAFLNKGVHIILQDERSGKKKEFLFDGGIVSFVQFLNENKNTLHDVIVLEKEKGSVHLEVALQYTDSYTENVHSFVNNINTHEGGTHLSGFKTALTRTLNSYGESRGLLKKLKLSSDDVREGLTAIISLRVPEPQFEGQTKTKLGNSEVKGIVDSLVSEGLQSFLEENPAVGKRVIEKAVGAAVAREAARKARELTRRKNALSSHSLPGKLADCQEKDPAKAELFIVEGDSAGGSAKQGRSKEFQAILPLRGKILNVEKARINKVMASQEISTLISALGCGVGDEFSVERLRYHKIIILTDADTDGNHIATLLLTFFFRYMRGVIENGYLFIGQPPLFLVKKGKQKWYVQTEKERDDLVARIGEQGVSIQRYKGLGEMNPEQLWETTMDPRRRVLKQVKIEDAVEADQMFSILMGDEVESRRKFIEEHARDVVDLDI